The genomic region AGGTCCTGTGGGACAAGTGTTGCCATGCCGATGAACTGAACCGCATTCCCCTGAGCCTCACCTGCCTGCTGATCCGGGCGCATGGGAAGAACATCCTCCTGGACACAGGGTTGGGCTCCAAGGAGGACGATAAATTCCATCGCATGTTTGCGATCGAACGAACGCCGACGTTGCTGGACTCCCTCAAACGCTGGGGCGTGGAGCCGGAGGACGTCGATCTGGTGATCAACACCCACCTGCATTTCGACCATGCGGGTGGAAACAGCAGGAGACGGGCGAACGGGACCCTGTCCCCCACGTTTCCGAAGGCCCGATATGTCATCCAACGCGGCGAGTATGACGATGCCTCCCGCGCCAACGAGCGTACCAAAGCCAGCTACCGGCTTGCGAACTTTGCACCGATCGCCGAGGCGCATCAGTGGGAATTTCTGGACGGCGACACGGAAGTCGTCCCGGGCGTGACTGCCCTCGTCACGGCCGGCCATACGCGCTGCCACCAAGGGATCAAGATCGAGTCTGAGGGTCATGCCGCGTTCTATCTCGGCGACCTCATTCCGACGGTGTCGCATCTGCCGCTGCCATACATCATGGGGTACGACCTGTTCCCCGTTCAAACGCTCGAAACCAAACGTTGGGTATTGGACCGGGCTTTCGAGGAACACTGGCTCCTGCTCTTCGAACATGATCCGCTGATCCAAGCCGGTCACGTCAAGAGAGATCTCGAGGGCAAATACTTCCTCCAAGAGGTGAACGCATGGCCGTAACGACGCAGCCGCTCCGAATCCTGATCGGAAAAGTCGGGCTCGACGGCCACGACCGAGGAGTGAAACTGATCGCGCGCGCCCTGCGTGACGCGG from Nitrospira japonica harbors:
- a CDS encoding MBL fold metallo-hydrolase, whose protein sequence is MKFGAFELYPVSDGRFRLDGGAMFGVVPKVLWDKCCHADELNRIPLSLTCLLIRAHGKNILLDTGLGSKEDDKFHRMFAIERTPTLLDSLKRWGVEPEDVDLVINTHLHFDHAGGNSRRRANGTLSPTFPKARYVIQRGEYDDASRANERTKASYRLANFAPIAEAHQWEFLDGDTEVVPGVTALVTAGHTRCHQGIKIESEGHAAFYLGDLIPTVSHLPLPYIMGYDLFPVQTLETKRWVLDRAFEEHWLLLFEHDPLIQAGHVKRDLEGKYFLQEVNAWP